From the Hevea brasiliensis isolate MT/VB/25A 57/8 chromosome 15, ASM3005281v1, whole genome shotgun sequence genome, one window contains:
- the LOC110632198 gene encoding stress response protein NST1 isoform X2: MDCFGGKKKSSNHCEKDLRGLTEKVRLLQEDIKAIMYEREKESRAYERDMMVFAFKEAEWKQERKRLKEEVKRLRKMLEEKEVRIRETEDGLVGEKSEKNWPFSRLASTFLVEQMREERVRRDEAVDKWKKLYLAIKTELDDLIRKTHRDGLYWKAEEEDMIEELKMEVKAKEEIIEELKARIALVEHEEYKRAREVDILRQSLRIMSSMNAPCFDLSKPKLTIVKQASKA; encoded by the exons ATGGATTGTTTTGGAGGAAAGAAAAAAAGCAGCAACCACTGTGAGAAGGATCTTAGAGGGTTAACGGAGAAGGTAAGGCTTCTCCAAGAGGATATCAAAGCTATAATGtatgaaagagagaaagagagtagAGCTTATGAGAGAGACATGATGGTTTTTGCATTTAAAGAAGCCGAATGGAAGCAAGAGAGGAAGAGGCTTAAAGAGGAAGTGAAGAGATTGAGAAAGATGTTGGAAGAGAAGGAAGTGAGAATTAGAGAAACGGAAGATGGGTTGGTGGGGGAGAAAAGCGAGAAAAATTGGCCATTTTCAAGGTTGGCTTCTACCTTCTTGGTTGAGCAAATGAGGGAGGAGAGAGTGCGGAGAGATGAGGCTGTTGATAAGTGGAAGAAGCTGTATCTTGCTATCAAGACTGAGCTTGATGATCTCATTCGGAAGACTCATC GGGATGGACTGTATTGGAAGGCAGAGGAAGAGGACATGATTGAAGAGCTAAAGATGGAAGTGAAAGCCAAGGAGGAAATCATTGAAGAGCTGAAAGCAAGAATAGCTTTAGTGGAGCATGAAGAGTACAAAAGGGCAAGAGAGGTTGATATACTGAGGCAGAGCTTGAGAATCATGAGCAGTATGAATGCACCATGCTTTGATCTTAGCAAACCCAAGTTGACAATTGTGAAACAGGCTAGCAAAGCGTAG
- the LOC110632198 gene encoding stress response protein NST1 isoform X1, producing MDCFGGKKKSSNHCEKDLRGLTEKVRLLQEDIKAIMYEREKESRAYERDMMVFAFKEAEWKQERKRLKEEVKRLRKMLEEKEVRIRETEDGLVGEKSEKNWPFSRLASTFLVEQMREERVRRDEAVDKWKKLYLAIKTELDDLIRKTHRGDGLYWKAEEEDMIEELKMEVKAKEEIIEELKARIALVEHEEYKRAREVDILRQSLRIMSSMNAPCFDLSKPKLTIVKQASKA from the exons ATGGATTGTTTTGGAGGAAAGAAAAAAAGCAGCAACCACTGTGAGAAGGATCTTAGAGGGTTAACGGAGAAGGTAAGGCTTCTCCAAGAGGATATCAAAGCTATAATGtatgaaagagagaaagagagtagAGCTTATGAGAGAGACATGATGGTTTTTGCATTTAAAGAAGCCGAATGGAAGCAAGAGAGGAAGAGGCTTAAAGAGGAAGTGAAGAGATTGAGAAAGATGTTGGAAGAGAAGGAAGTGAGAATTAGAGAAACGGAAGATGGGTTGGTGGGGGAGAAAAGCGAGAAAAATTGGCCATTTTCAAGGTTGGCTTCTACCTTCTTGGTTGAGCAAATGAGGGAGGAGAGAGTGCGGAGAGATGAGGCTGTTGATAAGTGGAAGAAGCTGTATCTTGCTATCAAGACTGAGCTTGATGATCTCATTCGGAAGACTCATCGTG GGGATGGACTGTATTGGAAGGCAGAGGAAGAGGACATGATTGAAGAGCTAAAGATGGAAGTGAAAGCCAAGGAGGAAATCATTGAAGAGCTGAAAGCAAGAATAGCTTTAGTGGAGCATGAAGAGTACAAAAGGGCAAGAGAGGTTGATATACTGAGGCAGAGCTTGAGAATCATGAGCAGTATGAATGCACCATGCTTTGATCTTAGCAAACCCAAGTTGACAATTGTGAAACAGGCTAGCAAAGCGTAG
- the LOC110632199 gene encoding LOW QUALITY PROTEIN: uncharacterized protein LOC110632199 (The sequence of the model RefSeq protein was modified relative to this genomic sequence to represent the inferred CDS: substituted 1 base at 1 genomic stop codon) codes for MPPRLKRLSSGLIPFSRKHSDAASDKTASGAHLAQQSAQQNKGEXSRLFSSAGEQMKHLAQGAMDSVKNTLRMNEKNK; via the exons ATGCCTCCACGATT GAAAAGGTTGAGCAGTGGACTGATACCATTCAGCAGAAAGCACTCAGATGCTGCCAGTGACAAAACAGCAAGTGGAGCTCATTTAGCACAACAATCTGCCCAACAAAACAAGGGGGAATGAAGCCGCTTGTTTTCTTCAGCTG GAGAGCAAATGAAGCACTTGGCTCAAGGTGCAATGGACAGTGTGAAGAACACACTTCGTATGAATGAAAAGAATAAATAG
- the LOC110632202 gene encoding beta-amylase 1, chloroplastic translates to MAMNITHQIGALAGTPISTEPITTATSESTATVSATAAWKTPAPNMLCRTRKPDVVEQKSQPTSPCRSPILNGIRADLSVACRAFALEATTLETATEGAEERMYREVSTKEKGRGVPVYVMMPLDSVTMGNTVNRRKAMNASLQALKSAGVEGIMVDVWWGLVERDAPGVYNWGGYTELLEMAKRHELKVQAVMSFHRCGGNVGDSCTIPLPKWVVEEIDKDPDLAYTDQWGRRNYEYISLGCDTLPVLKGRAPVQCYFDFMRAFRDNFKNLLGDTIVEIQVGMGPAGELRYPSYPEQNGTWKFPGIGAFQCYDKYMLSSLKAAAEAAGKPEWGSTGPTDAGHYNNWPEDTQFFRKENGGWTSPYGEFFLNWYSQMLLDHGERILSSAKAIFENTSVKISVKVAGIHWHYGTRSHAPELTAGYYNTRFRDGYLHIAQMLGRHGAIFNFTCIEMRDHEQPQDALCAPEKLVRQVALATQGAKVPLAGENALPRYDEYAHEQILQAASLNIDGNSGDREMCAFTYLRMSPHLFQEDNWRRFVAFVKKMKEGKNAERCGEQVKREAEHFVHMTQPLVQQAAMALMH, encoded by the exons ATGGCTATGAATATTACTCACCAGATCGGAGCTCTCGCGGGAACTCCAATCTCAACAGAACCCATCACCACTGCCACAAGTGAATCTACGGCGACGGTCAGCGCTACTGCGGCTTGGAAAACTCCTGCGCCAAATATGCTGTGCAGAACTAGAAAACCAGACGTTGTGGAGCAGAAATCTCAACCGACGAGCCCTTGCCGGTCTCCAATACTAAACGGGATCCGCGCAGATCTGTCGGTAGCTTGCCGTGCTTTTGCGTTAGAGGCGACGACATTGGAGACGGCAACGGAAGGGGCGGAAGAGAGGATGTATAGAGAAGTTTCCACGAAGGAGAAAGGGAGAGGGGTGCCGGTGTACGTGATGATGCCGTTGGACAGCGTGACGATGGGCAACACAGTGAACCGGAGGAAGGCGATGAACGCCAGCTTGCAGGCGTTGAAGAGCGCCGGAGTTGAAGGGATCATGGTGGACGTATGGTGGGGATTGGTTGAGAGAGATGCGCCTGGGGTGTATAATTGGGGAGGGTATACTGAGCTTTTGGAGATGGCGAAACGACATGAGCTTAAGGTTCAGGCGGTCATGTCGTTTCATCGGTGTGGAGGCAACGTCGGCGATTCTTGCAC AATACCATTGCCCAAGTGGGTTGTGGAGGAGATTGACAAAGATCCAGATCTTGCATACACAGATCAGTGGGGAAGAAGGAATTATGAATATATATCTCTAGGCTGTGATACCCTTCCGGTCCTCAAGGGTCGGGCGCCCGTGCAGTGTTACTTTGATTTCATGCGGGCTTTCAGAGACAACTTCAAAAATCTTCTCGGTGATACCATTGTG GAAATTCAAGTGGGAATGGGTCCAGCAGGTGAGCTCCGCTATCCCTCATACCCAGAGCAGAATGGGACATGGAAATTTCCAGGAATTGGAGCATTCCAATGTTATGACAAG TATATGCTTAGCAGCCTGAAAGCTGCAGCTGAAGCTGCTGGTAAGCCAGAATGGGGTAGCACAGGCCCTACTGATGCTGGTCACTATAACAACTGGCCAGAAGATACCCAGTTTTTTCGTAAAGAAAATGGTGGTTGGACTAGTCCTTATGGTGAATTTTTCCTTAATTGGTACTCTCAGATGCTCCTAGACCACGGTGAGAGGATACTTTCATCGGCCAAGGCCATCTTTGAGAACACCAGTGTAAAGATCTCAGTAAAGGTTGCAGGAATACATTGGCACTACGGCACAAGGTCCCATGCCCCAGAACTCACGGCTGGGTATTACAACACAAGATTTCGGGATGGTTACCTTCATATTGCACAAATGTTAGGACGCCATGGTGCTATTTTCAACTTCACTTGTATTGAGATGCGTGATCATGAGCAACCACAGGACGCCCTTTGCGCACCTGAGAAGCTTGTCAGGCAGGTGGCTTTAGCAACTCAGGGAGCAAAGGTTCCACTCGCTGGGGAAAATGCCTTGCCACGATATGATGAATATGCACACGAGCAAATCTTGCAGGCAGCATCATTGAATATTGATGGTAATTCGGGTGATAGGGAAATGTGTGCTTTTACATACTTGAGGATGAGTCCTCATTTATTCCAAGAAGATAACTGGAGACGGTTCGTGGCTTTtgtgaagaagatgaaggaagGGAAGAATGCTGAACGGTGTGGGGAGCAGGTTAAGCGGGAAGCTGAGCATTTTGTGCATATGACTCAGCCTTTAGTTCAGCAGGCTGCAATGGCTCTAATGCACTGA
- the LOC131174119 gene encoding uncharacterized protein LOC131174119 has protein sequence MADAIGDTNLINFIAIVSMQLSTVKTLNGSNFDDWKEYLSMYLAIAQLDLALRVNAPAKLINESTVAEKIYHEKWQNSNRVVAEKFKKFDNTQKSHYLSLLEHTQYDGVSAIWEHLMTLISYFNKLKSFDINLGESFLVRRILKSLPPQFKILKTSYNS, from the exons ATGGCCGATGCAATTGGTGACACTAATCTGATCAATTTcatag CTATTGTTTCTATGCAATTATCTACTGTGAAAACTCTGAATGGCTCCAATTTTGATGATTGGAAAGAGTATCTGAGCATGTACCTAGCAATAGCCCAACTGGATTTAGCCTTAAGGGTTAATGCACCTGCTAAACTTATTAATGAATCCACTGTTGCTGAAAAGATTTACCATGAGAAGTGGCAAAATTCTAATAGG GTTGTTGCTGAAAAGTTTAAAAAGTTTGACAATACTCAAAAGAGTCATTATCTTTCTTTGCTGGAGCACACCCAATATGATGGTGTCAGTGCTATATGGGAACACCTCATGACACTTATAAGTTATTTCAACAAGCTCAAGTCTTTTGATATTAATTTGGGAGAAAGTTTTCTGGTCCGGCGCATTCTTAAATCTCTTCCACCCCAATTCAAAATTCTCAAGACTTCTTACAACTCCTAA